In Necator americanus strain Aroian chromosome IV, whole genome shotgun sequence, the following proteins share a genomic window:
- a CDS encoding hypothetical protein (NECATOR_CHRIV.G13835.T1), which translates to MCDHDLGGFSCGRLGCTSRSDLKFFGWCSLWTMVQTLILLGSIHTFSVVDGTLLTKLFKSSLLLVRSVDDFLLLTHLFLKKIRYGSKTFIGQLRNGVRVSVHLLGIELQCTTEVAGPLAGSRKQLRRSSTSPTFPISWNQRPSQE; encoded by the exons atgtg CGACCATGATCTGGGTGGCTTCTCCTGTGGCAGACTTGGTTGTACGTCTAGGAGCGACTTAAAATTCTTTGG GTGGTGTTCTCTGTGGACAATGGTCCAGACACTGATATTGCTGGGATCGATTCACACCTTCTCGGTGGTAGACGGAAC GCTACTCACTAAATTGTTCAAATCCAGTCTTCTGTTGGTTCGCTCTGTTGATGATTTCTTGTTGCTTACGCActtgttcctgaaaaaaatacgcTACGGATCTAAAACATTCATTGGGCAG CTCCGCAATGGCGTGAGAGTGAGTGTCCACCTTCTGGGTATCGAACTGCAATGCACAACGGAGGTTGCAGGTCCTCTGGCAGGGTCTCGCAAgcagctgagaaggagttcgacatcGCCGACATTTCCAATTTCATGGAATCAGAGGCCTAGCCAGGAGTAG
- a CDS encoding hypothetical protein (NECATOR_CHRIV.G13834.T1): protein MVKSPLSTPITDFCELGQRAIKVERFEIRYKAVRLNFAFTCKCVSKVPNANAPPPIDANLMAQQQIQQLQEQVRKQQEIINRANQQKTGFEQFTQLIQIANSMECSCVGDNLATRERFGQPFGAIGTGNTMGVPGLPGQLRGDSLSAFPGAQFLDAHPATPMDYGQIHGVPLTVPFQSRLQPILKHRLF, encoded by the exons ATGGTTAAATCTCCTCTTTCTACACCGATCACCGATTTTTGCGAGCTCGGACAACGAGCGATTAAGGTCGAACGATTCGAAATCCGTTATAAAGCTGTGCGAC TTAATTTCGCCTTCACGTGCAAATGTGTCTCGAAAGTTCCAAACGCGAACGCACCACCACCGATAGACGCTAATCTGATGGCACAACAACAAATCCAACAACTTCAG gaacaagTGCGTAAGCAACAAGAAATCATCAACAGAGCGAACCAACAGAAGACTGGATTTGAACAATTTA CACAACTTATACAGATAGCAAATTCCATGGAATGCAGCTGTGTGGGTGACAATTTAGCCACGCGAGAACGGTTCGGTCAACCATTCGGAGCTATAGGAACTGGCAAT ACAATGGGCGTACCAGGACTACCAGGTCAACTTCGTGGCGACAGCCTCAGCGCATTCCCAGGCGCTCAATTTCTTGACGCTCACCCAG CGACTCCTATGGACTACGGTCAAATTCATGGCGTTCCTCTAACAGTTCCATTTCAGTCAAGGTTGCAACCGATTCTTAAACATCgattgttttga